The following are encoded in a window of Miltoncostaea marina genomic DNA:
- a CDS encoding sensor histidine kinase has translation MDGGAGVPAAVARALADAPDPLAAVPAALAAIAAGAGADAAALYLAGPPGGPSTLAGAVGAAVETGRWTPPGSIGDAGPPGVALTALRAAGREVGRLALPADASTPPADVLAAALALALAAREAGLAAGVADRLRELDRQAREAAALARIARLVGAQVEEGAVAAGIAREARDLLGAAAAVVRARDAAGRPRELAREGAGDAAAAEVSLPGGTGDEPAGTLGAGGLPARMGPAEARERLGALAETAGAALAAARERDRRRRERADRRALATATVAAQEEERRRIAQELHDGPVQELVGLGLLLDALAAEVGGALPGAAADAEAAAAAAREAVRGLRRAIADIHPLSLAEQGLEGAVRAQCRRLEALGVEVTVDLAAAGRLEPLAQTAAFRIVQEALANVARHAGAGTVAITARARGGAVELEVRDDGRGFDASRPLPGAADGHLGLAAVRERAVLLGGSLAIASAPGEGTRVTVRLPAGVPAGAQPGSESRSSAAASAVSSAKRSSTTT, from the coding sequence ATGGACGGGGGCGCGGGCGTCCCGGCGGCGGTCGCCCGCGCGCTCGCCGACGCCCCGGACCCCCTCGCCGCCGTCCCCGCCGCCCTCGCCGCGATCGCCGCCGGCGCCGGCGCGGACGCCGCCGCCCTCTACCTGGCCGGCCCGCCGGGCGGGCCGTCGACCCTCGCGGGCGCGGTCGGCGCCGCCGTCGAGACCGGCCGCTGGACACCCCCCGGGAGTATCGGCGACGCCGGGCCGCCCGGCGTCGCCCTGACCGCGCTGCGCGCAGCAGGCCGGGAGGTGGGCCGGCTCGCGTTGCCGGCCGATGCGTCGACGCCGCCCGCGGACGTGCTCGCCGCGGCCCTGGCGCTGGCGCTGGCGGCGCGCGAGGCGGGCCTGGCCGCCGGCGTCGCCGACCGCCTGCGCGAGCTCGACCGGCAGGCCCGCGAGGCGGCGGCGCTGGCGCGGATCGCGCGCCTGGTGGGCGCCCAGGTCGAGGAGGGGGCGGTGGCGGCCGGCATCGCGCGCGAGGCCCGCGACCTGCTCGGCGCAGCGGCCGCCGTCGTCCGTGCCCGCGACGCGGCCGGCCGGCCGCGGGAGCTGGCGCGCGAGGGCGCGGGGGACGCCGCCGCCGCCGAGGTCTCGCTGCCCGGCGGCACGGGGGACGAGCCGGCCGGGACGCTGGGGGCGGGCGGGCTCCCGGCGCGCATGGGCCCCGCCGAGGCGCGCGAGCGTCTCGGCGCGCTGGCCGAGACGGCCGGCGCGGCCCTCGCGGCGGCGCGCGAGCGGGACCGGCGCCGTCGTGAGCGGGCCGACCGCCGGGCGCTGGCGACGGCCACGGTGGCGGCCCAGGAGGAGGAGCGGCGGCGGATCGCCCAGGAGCTGCACGACGGGCCGGTGCAGGAGCTCGTGGGGCTCGGCCTGCTGCTCGACGCGCTCGCGGCCGAGGTGGGCGGGGCGCTCCCGGGCGCGGCGGCCGACGCAGAGGCCGCGGCGGCGGCGGCGCGCGAGGCGGTCCGCGGGCTGCGCCGGGCGATCGCCGACATCCACCCGCTGTCGCTGGCCGAGCAGGGCCTGGAGGGGGCCGTCCGGGCGCAGTGCCGGCGCCTCGAGGCGCTCGGCGTGGAGGTGACGGTCGACCTCGCCGCCGCCGGGCGGCTCGAGCCGCTCGCCCAGACCGCCGCCTTTCGCATCGTGCAGGAGGCGCTCGCCAACGTGGCCCGCCACGCCGGAGCAGGCACGGTGGCGATCACCGCGCGGGCGCGGGGCGGGGCCGTGGAGCTCGAGGTGCGCGACGACGGCCGCGGCTTCGACGCCTCGCGGCCGCTGCCGGGCGCCGCCGACGGCCACCTGGGGCTGGCCGCCGTGCGCGAGCGCGCCGTCCTGCTCGGCGGGTCCCTCGCCATCGCGTCGGCCCCGGGCGAGGGGACGCGCGTGACGGTGCGGCTGCCGGCGGGCGTGCCGGCGGGTGCTCAGCCGGGCTCGGAGAGCCGCTCGAGCGCCGCGGCGAGCGCGGTCTCGTCGGCGAAGCGCAGCTCGACCACCACCTGA
- a CDS encoding ParB/RepB/Spo0J family partition protein — protein MAEGAPGPHDRRGLGRGLAALLADAEGAPQQAGGPRLVELPLDAIAANPDQPRATIDEAALQALAASLGASGVLQPVVVAPAGPDGVHTLIAGERRWRAARLAGLERVPAVVREVGERERLELALVENVVREDLTPIDVAQACACLIEDFGQTHADLAGRLGRSRPAISNLVRLLELPEEVQELIADGAITEGHGRAILMADGPARRARLARRVVAEGLSVRATEQAARRESAEPRPERARPEPTPLGDRALEAFGAAFAAPVRVRGARGGQVVVELRFADETALAAALERLSEPG, from the coding sequence GTGGCTGAGGGCGCCCCGGGGCCCCACGACCGCCGCGGGCTGGGACGCGGCCTGGCGGCGCTGCTCGCCGACGCCGAGGGGGCGCCGCAGCAGGCGGGCGGTCCGCGCCTGGTCGAGCTGCCGCTCGACGCGATCGCGGCCAACCCGGACCAGCCGCGCGCGACCATCGACGAGGCCGCCCTGCAGGCGCTCGCCGCCTCCCTCGGCGCCAGCGGGGTGCTGCAGCCGGTGGTGGTGGCGCCGGCCGGACCCGACGGCGTCCACACGCTGATCGCGGGCGAGCGGCGCTGGCGCGCCGCGCGCCTCGCGGGCCTGGAGCGCGTCCCCGCCGTCGTGCGGGAGGTGGGCGAGCGCGAGCGCCTGGAGCTGGCGCTGGTCGAGAACGTCGTGCGCGAGGACCTGACCCCCATCGACGTCGCCCAGGCCTGCGCCTGCCTGATCGAGGACTTCGGCCAGACCCACGCCGACCTCGCCGGCCGCCTCGGTCGCAGCCGGCCGGCCATCTCCAACCTCGTGCGCCTGCTGGAGCTGCCCGAGGAGGTGCAGGAGCTCATCGCCGACGGCGCGATCACGGAGGGGCACGGCCGGGCGATCCTCATGGCCGACGGACCGGCCCGGCGCGCCCGCCTCGCCCGGCGGGTGGTCGCGGAGGGCCTGTCGGTGCGCGCCACCGAGCAGGCGGCGCGACGCGAGAGCGCCGAGCCCCGCCCCGAGCGGGCCCGTCCCGAGCCGACGCCGCTCGGCGACCGGGCGCTCGAGGCCTTCGGCGCCGCCTTCGCCGCGCCCGTCCGGGTGCGCGGCGCCCGCGGCGGTCAGGTGGTGGTCGAGCTGCGCTTCGCCGACGAGACCGCGCTCGCCGCGGCGCTCGAGCGGCTCTCCGAGCCCGGCTGA